Genomic DNA from Solea senegalensis isolate Sse05_10M unplaced genomic scaffold, IFAPA_SoseM_1 scf7180000015167, whole genome shotgun sequence:
AAGCAGCTGCTAGCATGTCGCCGCTTGCCTATCCTGATGGTGTTTCCTTGCACAGAATTAAAACACTCGAGGTCACCTCACATCCACGCAAACATCGAAATAGAATCAAATCTACTGACATTTATTTCCTCCACACCAAACTTCATAGAGGAaacgtgtgcgtgcgtgcgtgcgtgcgtgtctaACCTGAGTCCGTTCCCATCATCGAAGAAGAAATATTTAGACTTCATATCTCGGAGGTTCAGTTTGGTGCTTTCACCTCGAAGGACGATCTTGTCCCACAGCACCACCTGATTCAGagcctaacacacacacacacacacacacacactgacattgacacacacacacacacacaatactctATTCAGCAAAATGATCAACTGGCACTTTCTCGCACAAACTCGCTACACCTTACCGACCCATGTCTTCAAACTTCAAGGGCCCCGATTTATTTTCATACCAAATTCACacaactttcaaggatttcatgACCCTGGGAAGCACCTGTCagaaggttagggtcaggggctcaaaaatgtgtgtgtgtgtgtgtgtgtgtcttacgtTGCTCCTGGTGGTGTACTCTGCAGACAGGTAGATAAACAGCTGTTTAACATTCCAGTCAAAAACTGGCTGTAAATGTAAGAAATATTAAGGAGCAAAACGAGAGatcatgtgaccacacacacacttccacccACCCACAGGTGCAAGAACAGGCAAGGATATCAGCCGAGAGGTCGAAGGTGACGAAGCCCAGGTCACTGCGCTCTCTGGGTCCAGTGAAGTCATCGACGTTCTTCCTGTcgcacagagacagaggagagacgtGGACTCAGCTCTTTGAAaaccatgttgtttttgtgaggtTGCTTTCAATGTTCTCCGACAGGTAACTCCAGAGGTTGAAACACGGTTCAGTCACAGTGTGGCGCAGTAAAGCTCTGGTCAGgcgtgtgtttccactgaggaCGGTACCTTTAACACAGCTCGCCTCGTTTTACCTCCTTAACCCTTCTGCGCCCGTCCTGTCACCACAGACAGGATGTCTCATGCGTTCTTCTCTactgtaactcctagactgtttgtgaCGTTAGATATCCAGAGTGAAAGTTATGTTTGAAAACGGGGCAGAAGAACGCACTcgttgaacattttttgacaattctaaaattaaaataaatccaggcggcctgaggATCATGACGCTCATAACGCTCATAACACCGCGGTGAAGTGGTTTTCtgtgcgacacaaacacacaaactagtgacttgtaaagcagctgttttggAAAGAACtgaatcagtggattaaaaagatttgttgacagaatggttcagtccgtcagtcactgaagtgaaacgTGGTCACGATGGCTGGCtctcagcagtgctgtctctaaatacatcGGACTCCAATGTTAAATATGGacatttaatgttaatgtgttcaGGATTGtcggacattgttggctttgattcttatgtcgagccgagtcgtgctatagtggaaaagcgccgttAGTTGTTAGCAGAGGTGTGGGCGGAAACCTTGGACGTCCAAACTGTCCAAACACTTTTAAGTGAGACACAATCTGGATATGGTTCaaaattagggatgcacgatatatcggcattaatattgttatcggccgatgttcgtcattttttaacatatcggtccaatgagtaaaactgcgccgattttaacaaccgatgtttatatcTTCTTATCATcgttatacatttttttaataaataagaaTTTTAAAGAAATAACGCACAGATAACGGCGCGTTAATGCTAACAGCTGCTAACGTGCACTTACAGCATCACTCTCGAGACGTGGATGTCCACAGGAACTCGTCTGTCCTTAAACGCTGTGGTGACGAAGCAGCCGAACGTCAGCGCTGCCATGACGCTCAGGGAGAAGGCGAACAGAGAGTTCGCTCTGGACAGAACCGTGTTCATCTTTTCACTCTGCAAACAACAGCGCAAACACCGCAACAACTACGCCGAACGAGAGCGACGTCAACCGGGCTAGATGCTAGCTGTTGTGGAAGAGAACGGAAGTGTCAAGTGACGTAGAGTGGACGCGCGCTACCTGTTcgcacttttcaaaataaaaccaataatttatttatttctttacttgGCTTCAATTGACTCGATTGTCTATTAGTGAATTCATCTCTTTTatctattgatttatttaatgattttttttaaaaaattaatcCAATACAATGTCGACTTTATTTctgttacatatatatgtatatataacatattttataaaaacattcattagGAAATatatcctttttatttatttgctgtatatttgtttttttttaataactgataataaataataaatttgTTCTTGTAATGAGAGATTTCCGCTCTGTAGAcgctgcatttattttaaaataaaattcttaTTGTGGAAAAATCTACTTCCGCTTTTGTGTGTATCACGGCGGTTGGTTTGACGCAACCGGAAACAGGAAGTTAATTTAAATACGAGCGATGAGTAAGCGGAAGAGGGCAaagcttctttttaaataaactttattgacaCCGAATAGCTGCTCCAAGGCAAGAGCATGAAAacagttaaatgtaaaacatgaatgaatgaattaacttCACACGCAGTGAAGTGGAGGCTTTTGTACAATTAATACATATTATAAGTAATTAATTCACCTgccaatgtttgtttgtgttaaagaAAGAGTCACAAGGTTGGAGTTTTAACCAGATTTTGGAAAACTGGATTTTAGTGTGGCCTATAATCTGCGAAATATACACCTGAAATGAAGTCATTTGGAGcccataaaacaacaacaataaatggtTGTCACAGTTTGAAATGGAAAgtgaaaatctgcattttatgtttggttttggtttatttgcatgcatttgaactgagtgagctcctgaatgaatgaatgaatgaatgaatgaatgaaatgaaatttattttgaacatgagAATCACAGATAAAGCGTTTTTCACATGAAATTGCtcatagaaaataaatactaaatTAGATAAATGAAAATTCCCTACATGTTCAAAAAGGAGAAGGAAGACGCTAACTTATGTTTACCTTCTCCTTTTATAAGTTCACTTATTCACTTATGCTGTTTACTTTTCTCACCGGTTGCTGTCAAATataatttatgagattaaaattaaaaccagCCTTTTCAGACTCAATACAGGAGGTGTGATTACAGTTTAGGAAGtgtaaaagtcacattttcacagttgtatttgttatttacatgtgtttcagTAAGTGAGTGGGTTATACTACAGTTTGACCTAGTTTAAAAAGCTGCAGTCAGTTGCTCTGGTCTATAAATACAGACGCTGCTGTAAAAGTTACTCTGCTATGTCGAGTCAGTGTTCTTAGTGGGGGCGGAAATACCCAACACTTATGGATCTTTTTACATTATATACTTCTGGCatgacacagattttttttgcttctccatcagtgatagaaacTGCtattttttagttcctgctctgacgagatTCAGATGAGCagataaaatgtgatgtcaacagactgctgaccactgattggtcatcaaagagtgtcgtcactgaagattCATGAGCACagcgtctgacacaagaatcaaaggcaACAATGTCCAACGGTAGATTAGAGATAAAAAgtaactaactagcatctatctatccccctgagctaactaactagcatctatctatcccCCTGAGCTtactaactagcatctatctatccttctgagctaactaactagcatctatctacaTCCCCTGGGGTTAAACTAACTAGCATCTACCTATCCTTCTAACCAACTAACCAGCATAATTCATTGATCCCCCtgagctaactaactagcatctatctatccccctgagctaactaactagcatctatctatcccCCTGAGCTtactaactagcatctatctatccttctgagctaactaactagcatctatctatcccCCcaagctaactaactagcatctacCTATCCTTCTaacctaactaactagcatctattgATCCCCCTGagctaactatctatctatctatctatctatctatctatctatctatctatctatctatccttcTGACCTAACTTACTAGCATCTATCCATTCCCCtgagctaactaactagcatctatcaaTCCTCTTGAGCaaactaactagcatctatcgaTCCTCTTGAGCTAACTAACTCGTATCTATCGATCCTCTtgagctaactaactagcatctatcgaTCCTCTtgagctaactaactagcatttaTCTATCCTCCTGAGCAAACTAACtagcatgtatatatatttctgACATAATCAACTAGCGTCTATCTATCCTCCtgagctaactaactagcatctatctatctatctatctttctgacctaactaactagcatctatctatccttCTGAGTTAACTAACTAGCATTTATCTATCCTCCTGAGCAAACAAACTAGCATGTATTTGTCTTTCTGACATAACCAACTAGCGTCTATCTATCCTCCtgagctaactaactagcatctatctatctttctgacCTAATTAACTAGCATCTACCCATCCTCCtgagctaactaactagcatctatctatccttCTGAGTTAACTAACTtgaatctatctatctttctgacctaactaactagcatttaTCTATCTCCTGATCTAACTAACTAGTATCTATCTATCCCCtgagctaactaactagcacTTCATCTTTCTGACCTAATTAACTAGCCATCCATCCCtgagctaactaactagcatctatctatccttCTGAGTTAACTTCTATCTATCCTCCTGACCTAACTCACTAGCATGTATCTGTCCCCTGAGCTAACTAACTAGGATCTATATGTCTTTAGTATTTATCTATACTCCTGACCTACCTAACTAGCACTTGTCTATACTCCTGACCTAACTAACCAGCATTTATCTATACTCTTgacctaactaactagcatttaTCTATCCTCCTGAgctagctaactaactagcgtctatctatctttctgagCAAActaatgtctgtctgtccctccgCCCTTATTTCATGGATTACTCCTTTAATTTATGAAAGGCGGTGACGTCACGCTCAGTTTACTCTCAGATTCGCTGTGCTGAGTGTGCTCGAGCACGAGCACAAAAATAGCCTCTATGCGGACACGTGTGCGCGCATGTGAGTTTGGTCATGTGCgtttaacaacaacagcaacaaaaccgTTCAGCCAATCACGtcgc
This window encodes:
- the LOC122762029 gene encoding signal peptidase complex subunit 3, yielding MNTVLSRANSLFAFSLSVMAALTFGCFVTTAFKDRRVPVDIHVSRVMLKNVDDFTGPRERSDLGFVTFDLSADLQPVFDWNVKQLFIYLSAEYTTRSNALNQVVLWDKIVLRGESTKLNLRDMKSKYFFFDDGNGLRANKNITLTLSWNVVPNAGILPLVAGSGHVSLPFPDMYESTKSY